AAACTAAAAATATCCTCAATATCAAATATTTCTTTGAAAACATCTCCTGATGGCTACCAAAAACTACGTATCAGTAGCTAGAACATCTACATCAACGATTCTTTAATCCACTTTTCTGGACTAGAAGAGAACCTGTGTGAATTTCGAGCGCAATATTAAACACCTTTGCTCCCTCCCTATACCTTTAACTTGTTTACAACCATTTGATTTTCCCCACAAGTTAGGTATTTGCGAGCAGTTGTTTGGCAGCACACTTGCTTCCCAAGGTATTTGCTGGGTGCAAACTGGTGCAGGTATACCTTGGAAATTAGACCTAGCTAACCCGACTCATCGCTGGATTATATATGGGAAATACGAGGGGGCACCATTCCTTAACTGGGTAAGGAAATTTCTACCTCCTAATGGCATTATTGTCGATTCCGGTGCAAACATCGGTCAAATGTTGATGTATCTGGCTCAATGGATACCACAAGGCAAGATATTTGCATTTGAACCTGGTAGAGCCGCCGCCGACTGGTTAGACGAATGCCTAAAGGTTAATAAGAAACTGCCTGTAGAAGTTTTCCGATGCGGTCTTGGTGCTACTCCCGCGCAATTAAAGCTTCACAATATTGGAGCTAATTATGGTCATGGTGCTTGGAATCAAGTATCAGAAACTGAGGGTGAATCTATCCAAATTGTGCGATTAGCTTCCATATTGGCGGCTCGTGCGATCGAAAAAGTTGATTTGTGGAAATTAGATGTAGAAGGTTACGAAATTCCAGCTTTACAAGGAGCAGAAGAACTACTTAGAGAGAAGCGTATCAAAGCTATTTATGCCGAATTATCAGGTGAAAATGGCAAACGAGTTCGAAATTATCTAAGCGAGTTTGGCTATAGTTGTTATTTATTTAATGCTAATGGCAAACTCTACATCGCCTCTGAATTGCCCAACCATACAAATGGTCTATTCTTGCTCAAGTGAATCGTTATGCACGTTCTCACTATCCTTTGCAAAGGTGGCTGGATGTCAGGAAACCTCTCTGAAGGTTGGCGACGTTTAGGCTGCACTGTAGAAGAATTTTTCTACGGCACTCACATGGGTAAATCCTGGAGTTCGGAAGGATTAAGAGAAAACCGAAAACTCAATGTTCAATTGGTTGCCACTGCCAAACGCCTCAAAGAAGAAGGGCGTCTCGATCTAATTTTTGCAGTGATTTATGACGATGTTTTGGAAGTAGAAACAGCCCAAAAATTACGAGCATTAGATGTACCAATGGTGAATTACCATGTCGATTTAGTAGGACAGTGGTATCGCGTTCTTCAGATAGGAAAATACTTCGATTTCGTAGCCTGTGCCCAGACAAATTACTGGTCAGGTTTGCGCCGCGCTGGTATTCGCCCCTACTATATGCCGATGGCGACCAATCCACCATTATGTGTAGCCACACCTATTCCTTTTGATGGCGTACTCTATCTGGGTTCACCTTGGCCTTATCGTCGTCAAGTATTAGCAAGTTTAGCTCAGGAGGGAATTAATTTACAAATTTACGGTCATAATTGGTTACGCCAAACTCCCGATCCAGCCAATGCACAACCTTTAGGGAAAAATCTTCACGATTTGCGCTA
The window above is part of the Leptolyngbyaceae cyanobacterium genome. Proteins encoded here:
- a CDS encoding FkbM family methyltransferase gives rise to the protein MNFERNIKHLCSLPIPLTCLQPFDFPHKLGICEQLFGSTLASQGICWVQTGAGIPWKLDLANPTHRWIIYGKYEGAPFLNWVRKFLPPNGIIVDSGANIGQMLMYLAQWIPQGKIFAFEPGRAAADWLDECLKVNKKLPVEVFRCGLGATPAQLKLHNIGANYGHGAWNQVSETEGESIQIVRLASILAARAIEKVDLWKLDVEGYEIPALQGAEELLREKRIKAIYAELSGENGKRVRNYLSEFGYSCYLFNANGKLYIASELPNHTNGLFLLK
- a CDS encoding glycosyltransferase: MHVLTILCKGGWMSGNLSEGWRRLGCTVEEFFYGTHMGKSWSSEGLRENRKLNVQLVATAKRLKEEGRLDLIFAVIYDDVLEVETAQKLRALDVPMVNYHVDLVGQWYRVLQIGKYFDFVACAQTNYWSGLRRAGIRPYYMPMATNPPLCVATPIPFDGVLYLGSPWPYRRQVLASLAQEGINLQIYGHNWLRQTPDPANAQPLGKNLHDLRYYLWPRLREEGWADFLETICKRLQPPIPPAGISVELPTNCIKGSYADNDFISLVRGAAINLGFTHFRGTPNTLSESRQVRLREFEIPMAGGFYLTQDCTQLRELFRVDEQMVTWHNLGELREKIGYYLAHPNERQKIAIAGQYHCLKYHTWKHRFRDLLQELKLPQPILTK